A genome region from Streptomyces antimycoticus includes the following:
- a CDS encoding SixA phosphatase family protein: MSVDVPRRIVLLRHAKADWPQVADHERPLADRGRNDAPLAGRRIAEAGLTPELTLCSTALRTRETWKLVVHELPHRPKTVYEERLYDAPVGQLIEVINETADDVTDLLVVGHNPGMHGLADALAGEADEGARERMERGAFPTSAFAVVTFSGSWKSVEIGCGRLASFWAPHE, encoded by the coding sequence ATGAGCGTCGATGTGCCCCGCAGGATTGTCCTCCTTCGACACGCCAAGGCCGACTGGCCCCAGGTGGCCGACCATGAGCGCCCGCTCGCGGACCGCGGCCGCAATGACGCCCCGCTCGCCGGGCGCCGGATCGCGGAGGCCGGTCTCACCCCCGAACTCACCCTCTGCTCCACCGCGCTGCGCACCCGTGAGACCTGGAAGCTGGTGGTTCACGAGTTGCCGCACCGCCCCAAGACCGTCTACGAGGAGCGGTTGTACGACGCCCCGGTCGGTCAGCTCATCGAGGTGATCAATGAGACCGCGGACGACGTTACCGATCTGCTGGTCGTCGGCCACAACCCCGGGATGCACGGCCTCGCCGACGCATTGGCGGGCGAGGCCGACGAGGGCGCCAGGGAGCGAATGGAGCGTGGTGCCTTCCCCACCTCCGCGTTCGCCGTCGTGACCTTCAGCGGCTCGTGGAAGTCGGTGGAGATCGGCTGCGGGCGTCTCGCCAGCTTCTGGGCGCCCCACGAGTGA
- a CDS encoding SGM_5486 family transporter-associated protein — protein sequence MPVLDENPPDGQKKLLIILGVMLGITVVVGVIATLASP from the coding sequence ATGCCAGTGCTCGATGAGAACCCCCCGGACGGCCAGAAGAAGCTCCTCATCATCCTCGGCGTGATGCTCGGCATCACCGTGGTCGTCGGCGTGATCGCCACCCTCGCCTCGCCCTGA